A DNA window from Daucus carota subsp. sativus chromosome 3, DH1 v3.0, whole genome shotgun sequence contains the following coding sequences:
- the LOC108211770 gene encoding uncharacterized protein LOC108211770, with amino-acid sequence MARSKDADKFDIVAWWTNYGSETPNLQKMALKIVSLTSSSSGCERNWSAFEGFHTKKRNRLDAERLNNLVYVQFNAKLANKKSKMKDKFDMLVASDASKAQGWIVEGADDDELSDDSTVTAEEGSTLPTATRKAFRELHEEDFESDDEDNDDDVIIEEEEDYVDQW; translated from the exons ATGGCCAGATCTAAAGATGCTGATAAATTTGATATAG ttgCTTGGTGGACTAATTACGGATCTGAGACGCCAAACTTACAGAAGATGGCATTAAAAATAGTTTCTTTAACATCAAGCTCATCAGGATGTGAAAGGAATTGGAGTGCTTTTGAGGGA TTTCACACAAAAAAGAGAAACAGGTTAGATGCTGAGAGATTGAACAATCTGGTCTATGTTCAATTTAATGCAAAACTtgcaaataaaaaatcaaagatGAAGGATAAATTTGACATGCTAGTGGCCAGTGATGCGAGTAAAGCTCAGGGATGGATCGTGGAAGGTGCAGATGATGATGAGTTATCTGATGACTCCACTGTAACAGCTGAAGAGGGAAGCACATTACCTACGGCTACTAGAAAGGCGTTTAGAGAACTTCACGAAGAAGATTTTGAGTCTGACGATGAAGATAACGATGATGATGTTATAATTGAGGAAGAAGAAGATTATGTTGATCAGTGGTAA
- the LOC108212854 gene encoding uncharacterized protein LOC108212854: protein MKYSSSNHSVSFSGKFIETTVTNNPSVADHWLRSVLLHQKTAQKIIPVGFDCKFNPHPIPSMSNKIATLQLSIETKCLILQLVHMDCMPHCIKNLFDDKRVTFFGVRAKANAAKLCRDYGLKFWRIIDIRDLVKIWFPIRYSGECSLKAIAYDVAGLKMRRRKKNCGIDWEARVLDVELIECACVDAYALYKIAHVCCNDLV from the coding sequence ATGAAGTACTCATCATCTAACCATTCAGTATCATTCAGCGGAAAATTCATCGAAACAACAGTCACAAACAACCCTTCCGTGGCAGATCACTGGCTCCGTTCAGTCCTCCTACACCAAAAAACCGCACAAAAAATAATCCCAGTTGGTTTCGACTGCAAGTTCAATCCCCACCCTATTCCATCAATGAGCAACAAGATAGCAACATTACAGTTATCCATCGAAACAAAATGTCTTATTCTGCAATTAGTCCACATGGACTGCATGCCACattgtataaaaaatttattcgaCGACAAAAGAGTTACTTTCTTTGGTGTTAGGGCTAAGGCCAATGCCGCGAAGCTATGTCGCGATTATGGCCTTAAATTTTGGAGGATTATTGATATTCGGGACTTGGTCAAGATTTGGTTTCCGATAAGGTATTCGGGGGAATGTAGCTTGAAGGCGATTGCTTATGATGTGGCTGGGCTGAAAATGAGAAGGCGCAAGAAGAACTGTGGGATTGATTGGGAAGCCAGAGTTCTTGATGTGGAGTTGATTGAGTGTGCTTGTGTTGATGCTTATGCTTTGTATAAGATAGCTCATGTGTGTTGTAATGATTTAGTATGA
- the LOC108214467 gene encoding pentatricopeptide repeat-containing protein GUN1, chloroplastic, whose product MATPPPPYTLTTAKPYQNHRNLHPHQHQPPNNHHPHHQNPIFTTPNHQNPIFIAPRVSINHHQRFQAHPRNVSAPAPPHIQNPPRPNFPSFGSAKSPSGLAASDFSGRRSTRYVSKMHFGRQKTANASRHTSIAEEALQEAIRCSGDENCIESVLMRFENKFCGTDDYTFLLRELGNRGEYSMAIKCFEYAVKREKRRNDQGKLASSMISILGRLGKVDLAEKIFEIAVNEGYGNTVYAYSALISAYGKSGYCDEAIRLFDTMKKSGLKPNLVTYNALINACAKGGADFKRASEIFDDMWSNGVQPDRITYNSLLAACSGGGLWDTAKKLFSEMIDRGIDQDIYTYNTLLDVACNGGHLDTAFEIMSEMPLKNILPNEVTYSTIIRGCAKAGRLDRALSLFNEMKFAGIKLDRVSYNTLLAIYASLGRFDEALGVGNEMESMGIKKDVVTYNALLDGFGKQGMFDKVKELFQMMRADRLSPNLLTYSTLISVYSKGGLYQEAMEVYKEFKKEGLKADVVFYSKLIDALCKKGLVESSALLLDEMTKKGIQPNVVTYNSIINAFGQSASAEISPDRDPQFESSTLIPLDNGTKLKGEVPEEDRIIRVFEQLAGGEFRQGRKDNKSSREEILCVLGVFQKMHELEIKPNVVTFSAILNACSRCSSFKEASLLLEELRLFDNHVYGVAHGLLMGHRENVWVQALSLFDDVMQMDSSTASAFYNALTDMLWHFGQKRGAQLVVLEGKRRQVWENTWSTSCLDLHLMSSGAARAMVHAWLMNIRSIVFEGHELPKLLSILTGWGKHSKVQGDATLKPAIEALLVGIGAPFQLAKCNIGRYISTGPVVASWLRESGTLQVLVLQDDRNQVESTRSYNIPILSALPS is encoded by the exons ATGGCTACTCCCCCTCCACCATACACTCTCACCACTGCAAAACCCTACCAAAACCATAGAAATCTTCATCCCCATCAACACCAACCCCCAAATAATCACCACCCACATCATCAAAATCCAATCTTTACAACCCCAAATCATCAAAATCCAATTTTTATAGCCCCAAGAGTCTCTATTAATCATCACCAGCGTTTTCAAGCACACCCCAGAAATGTCTCTGCTCCTGCTCCCCCTCACATTCAAAACCCACCTCGCCCTAATTTCCCCTCATTTGGGTCTGCAAAATCACCATCTGGGCTAGCAGCTTCTGATTTTTCGGGGAGAAGATCGACTAGATATGTGTCGAAAATGCATTTTGGGAGGCAGAAGACTGCGAATGCTAGTCGACATACTTCGATTGCTGAGGAGGCTTTGCAGGAAGCTATTAGGTGTAGTGGTGATGAGAATTGTATTGAAAGTGTGTTGATGAGGTTTGAAAATAAGTTCTGTGGGACTGATGATTATACATTTTTGCTCAGGGAGCTTGGCAACAGAGGTGAGTATTCTATGGCTATTAAGTGTTTTGAATACGCTGTTAAACGCGAGAAGCGGAGAAATGATCAGGGTAAATTAGCTAGTTCTATGATTAGTATTCTTGGGAGGTTGGGTAAGGTTGATTTAGCTGAGAAAATTTTCGAGATTGCGGTGAATGAAGGGTATGGTAATACTGTCTATGCTTATTCTGCTTTGATTAGTGCTTATGGTAAGAGTGGGTATTGTGATGAAGCTATTCGGTTATTTGATACCATGAAAAAATCGGGTTTGAAGCCGAATTTGGTTACTTATAATGCTTTGATTAATGCTTGTGCGAAAGGGGGTGCTGATTTTAAGAGGGCTTCTGAGATTTTTGATGATATGTGGAGTAATGGGGTGCAGCCGGATCGGATTACGTATAATTCTTTGCTTGCTGCTTGTAGTGGTGGAGGGTTGTGGGATACTGCAAAGAAGTTGTTTAGTGAGATGATTGATAGAGGGATTGATcaagatatatatacatataatactCTTCTTGATGTTGCTTGTAATGGTGGACACTTGGATACGGCTTTTGAGATAATGTCAGAGATGCCTCTTAAGAATATTTTGCCTAATGAAGTGACATATAGTACCATAATCCGTGGGTGTGCCAAGGCAGGGAGATTGGATAGGGCCCTGAGCTTATTCAATGAGATGAAATTTGCTGGTATTAAACTGGATAGAGTTTCTTATAACACTTTACTTGCAATATATGCTAGTCTTGGTAGATTTGATGAGGCATTAGGTGTAGGCAATGAGATGGAGAGTATGGGGATTAAGAAAgatgttgttacttacaatgcACTTCTAGATGGATTTGGAAAACAAGGGATGTTTGATAAAGTTAAAGAACTTTTTCAGATGATGAGGGCAGATAGACTCTCTCCTAATTTATTGACTTACTCAACGCTGATCAGTGTATATTCAAAAGGCGGTCTATATCAAGAGGCTATGGAAGTGTATAAGGAGTTCAAGAAGGAAGGTCTTAAGGCTGATGTTGTATTTTATAGTAAACTTATAGATGCCCTATGTAAGAAAGGACTAGTGGAATCTTCTGCTTTGTTATTGGATGAGATGACGAAGAAAGGGATTCAACCAAATGTTGTAACTTACAATTCTATAATTAATGCCTTTGGTCAGTCAGCATCTGCAGAAATTTCTCCTGATCGTGATCCACAATTTGAATCCTCAACGTTGATTCCCCTTGATAATGGTACTAAATTAAAGGGGGAAGTTCCGGAGGAAGATAGGATTATAAGAGTTTTCGAACAATTAGCTGGGGGAGAGTTCCGTCAAGGTAGAAAAGACAACAAAAGCAGCAGAGAGGAGATTCTCTGTGTTTTGGGAGTATTCCAGAAGATGCATGAGCTGGAAATAAAGCCAAATGTTGTTACATTTTCAGCCATTTTGAATGCGTGCAG CCGTTGTAGCTCCTTTAAAGAAGCTTCACTTCTACTGGAGGAACTGCGTCTATTTGATAATCATGTATATGGTGTAGCTCATGGACTTCTAATGGGCCACCGGGAGAATGTTTGGGTCCAAGCTCTATCACTTTTTGATGATGTCATGCAGATGGACTCATCAACTGCGTCTGCCTTTTATAATGCTCTGACAGACATGCTGTGGCATTTCGGACAG AAACGAGGTGCACAACTTGTTGTTCTCGAAGGCAAACGCAGACAAGTTTGGGAAAATACTTGGTCTACTTCTTGCTTGGATTTGCATTTAATGTCATCTGGTGCAGCACGAGCAATGGTTCATGCGTGGTTGATGAACATACGTTCTATTGTGTTTGAAGGCCATGAGTTGCCAAAACTTCTTAG CATTTTAACCGGATGGGGTAAGCATAGTAAGGTACAAGGTGATGCAACTCTTAAGCCAGCTATCGAGGCGCTTCTCGTTGGTATAGGTGCCCCATTTCAGTTGGCAAAATGCAATATCGGTAGGTACATATCCACAGGTCCTGTGGTAGCTTCCTGGTTAAGAGAATCAGGTACTCTGCAAGTGCTTGTTCTCCAGGATGACAGAAATCAGGTAGAAAGCACAAGGTCATATAATATCCCCATTCTAAGTGCTTTACCATCTTAG
- the LOC108211769 gene encoding factor of DNA methylation 2, whose protein sequence is MAQPSSSTNRNGCSFALHRACLELQGAATNIIKVIEQEKNGSEAAGKEQSEYQESIINALTVENFQLKEENGAAKNKLISNLPEYFGDEYGIEIKLLGEIDISPFISIFTRRQTAKLSNDSTIMKATEMCTRWQEKIKNPAWSPFKKVTSGGIQKEIVNDDDAELKKLRKEMGISVFKAVKKALEEINEHNSSGRYPVAKLWKVEENREARLEEMMQCMLEKTTPKRRKGDNTDGQNAGCTK, encoded by the exons ATGGCACAACCTTCTTCTTCCACTAAC AGAAATGGTTGTTCTTTTGCACTCCACCGTGCATGCTTGGAGCTACAAGGGGCTGCTACCAACATTATCAAGGTTATTGAGCAAGAAAAG AACGGATCTGAAGCTGCAGGCAAAGAACAGAGTGAATACCAGGAATCTATTATTAATGCACTTACTGTGGAGAACTTTCAGCTGAAAGAAGAAAATGGAGCGGCTAAGAACAAGCTCATTTcg AATCTGCCTGAATATTTTGGAGACGAGTATGGCATTGAGATCAAGCTTTTAGGAGAGATAGACATTTCTCCCTTCATTAGCATTTTTACGAGAAGGCAAACAGCCAAACTGTCCAATGACTCCACGATCATGAAAGCTACCGAGATGTGCACCCGTTGGCAGGAAAAGATTAAGAACCCGGCTTGGTCCCCTTTCAAAAAAGTGACTTCTGGTGGAATTCAGAAA GAAATTgtaaatgatgatgatgcagaGCTGAAGAAACTGCGGAAGGAAATGGGAATATCAGTGTTCAAGGCTGTTAAGAAAGCTCTGGAGGAAATTAATGAGCATAATTCGAGTGGACGCTATCCTGTTGCTAAGCTGTGGAAAGTGGAGGAAAACAGGGAGGCGAGACTCGAAGAGATGATGCAGTGTATGCTGGAGAAAACAACTCCCAAGCGCAGAAAAGGCGACAACACCGATGGACAAAATGCAGGTTGTACCAAGTGA